From the genome of Flavobacterium luteolum, one region includes:
- a CDS encoding N-acetyl sugar amidotransferase codes for METKYQICTNCVMDTSDSKIVFDEKGVCDHCNDFYDNVKPNWHTDEKGRAEMLEVVAKIKKEGAGKDFDCILGMSGGVDSSYLLHLAVKELGLRPLVFHVDGGWNSELAVNNIQVMIDKLGLDLYTEVINWEEMKDFQLAFFKSGVPHLDIPQDHAFVATLYNFANKYNIKYILNGGNISTECVRNPMEYLYYGTDMAQIRDIRKKFGKNKMLTYPFSPVLKHKFYLRYIKGVQVVKPLNYMPYVKEEALKLLADEYGWTPYPQKHFESRFTKFYEGYWLPERFGFDTRRVQYSSLILTGQMTRENALINLEKTAYNPELIEEEFKYIATKLGITVEELQGYFTSDKKFFWDYKNQLSMFKTGAKVLKFLGIERSIKR; via the coding sequence ATGGAAACTAAATATCAAATATGTACCAATTGTGTCATGGACACATCCGATTCAAAAATAGTTTTTGATGAGAAGGGCGTTTGTGATCACTGTAATGACTTTTATGATAATGTGAAGCCAAATTGGCATACAGATGAAAAAGGTCGAGCTGAAATGCTGGAGGTGGTAGCTAAAATTAAAAAAGAGGGAGCAGGCAAAGATTTCGATTGTATTTTGGGAATGAGTGGTGGTGTCGATAGTTCTTATCTTCTGCATTTAGCGGTAAAAGAATTGGGATTAAGACCATTGGTTTTTCATGTTGATGGTGGATGGAATTCTGAATTGGCAGTAAATAATATCCAAGTAATGATTGATAAATTGGGACTTGATTTATATACTGAAGTGATTAATTGGGAAGAGATGAAAGATTTTCAACTCGCTTTCTTTAAATCGGGAGTTCCTCATTTGGATATTCCTCAAGATCATGCATTTGTGGCAACATTATATAATTTTGCTAATAAATATAATATAAAATATATTTTAAACGGTGGAAATATATCGACTGAGTGCGTTAGAAACCCTATGGAGTATCTTTACTACGGGACAGATATGGCGCAAATTAGAGATATAAGAAAAAAGTTTGGAAAAAATAAAATGCTTACTTATCCATTTAGTCCCGTATTGAAACATAAATTTTATTTACGATATATTAAAGGTGTTCAAGTTGTAAAGCCATTAAATTACATGCCTTATGTTAAAGAAGAGGCCTTGAAACTATTAGCGGACGAATATGGATGGACTCCATATCCACAAAAACATTTTGAGTCTCGATTCACTAAATTTTATGAAGGTTATTGGCTTCCTGAAAGATTTGGTTTTGATACTCGTCGAGTACAATATTCAAGTTTGATTTTAACTGGTCAAATGACTAGAGAAAATGCTTTGATTAATTTAGAGAAAACTGCTTATAATCCTGAGTTAATTGAAGAAGAATTTAAATATATTGCTACTAAATTAGGAATTACTGTAGAAGAATTGCAGGGCTACTTTACTTCTGATAAGAAGTTTTTTTGGGATTATAAAAATCAATTGTCAATGTTTAAGACAGGGGCTAAAGTTTTGAAATTTTTAGGAATAGAAAGATCAATTAAAAGATGA
- a CDS encoding glycosyltransferase — translation MDQENLPLVTVICTTYNHENYIRACLDGFIMQQTNFSVEVIVHDDASTDSTAQIVKEYESKYPHLFNNIYQTENLYSKKDCSVENVIFSAPRGKYIALCEGDDFWTDPSKLQKQVDFLVKNDEFGLVHHEADYFFEKNGELVKNYHQKNKINPSSDFVFEELLRYNNIYTPTVMFKKSLLKNFMDIEVNVRSKFLMGDYVMWLEFSKHCKFKYFPESMATYRVLENSASKSTSYEKDMLFLNSYYDIRHFFINRYTSKNITYDIIEQSRFSASISCAIKYQENKAARFFASKLKLNNWRVLLKRILVFSPTLFRHIQKKNF, via the coding sequence ATGGATCAAGAAAATTTACCATTAGTAACAGTTATTTGTACCACCTACAATCATGAAAATTATATTAGAGCATGTTTGGATGGGTTTATCATGCAACAAACCAATTTTTCTGTAGAGGTAATTGTTCATGACGATGCATCTACTGATAGTACAGCACAAATAGTGAAAGAATATGAATCTAAATACCCTCACTTATTTAATAATATTTATCAAACTGAAAATCTATACTCAAAAAAAGACTGTTCAGTGGAAAATGTTATTTTCAGTGCTCCTCGAGGGAAATATATTGCTCTTTGTGAGGGTGATGATTTTTGGACAGATCCTTCTAAATTGCAAAAGCAAGTAGATTTTTTGGTAAAAAATGACGAATTTGGTTTAGTGCACCATGAAGCTGATTATTTTTTTGAGAAAAACGGGGAATTAGTTAAGAATTATCATCAAAAAAATAAAATAAACCCATCTAGTGATTTTGTTTTCGAAGAGTTATTAAGATACAATAACATATATACGCCTACAGTAATGTTCAAAAAAAGCTTGCTAAAGAATTTTATGGATATTGAAGTAAATGTAAGAAGTAAGTTTTTGATGGGAGATTATGTTATGTGGTTGGAGTTTTCAAAACATTGTAAATTTAAATACTTTCCTGAATCTATGGCCACATATAGAGTTTTAGAAAATTCGGCAAGCAAGAGTACATCTTATGAAAAAGATATGCTTTTTCTAAATTCCTATTATGATATTAGACATTTTTTCATTAATAGATATACCTCCAAGAATATCACTTATGATATAATTGAGCAATCTAGGTTTTCTGCTAGTATTAGTTGTGCAATCAAATACCAAGAAAACAAAGCTGCTCGTTTTTTTGCTTCAAAACTTAAATTAAATAATTGGAGAGTTTTATTAAAGCGTATTTTAGTTTTTAGCCCTACTCTTTTTAGACATATTCAAAAAAAGAATTTTTAG
- a CDS encoding glycosyltransferase family 2 protein, whose protein sequence is MLNNKLGFVFTNFNNANYTINAVKSLQKESNEEQIQIVVVDNNSEKNDIETLKSFQKNNLSVEVIFSDQNVGYFKGLNIGIRHIRENYPQINCLIVGNNDVLFPENFYDSIFLNKDLILKYPVISPDIVTSDGFHQNPHVVERISKIRELFYDLYHSNYTIAKLIIRFAKVTHKFTRRKDEDNFEKAGEIYQGYGACYILTPRFFDLFEELYSPTFLMYEEYFLAKQLFEKGHKVFYEPSINITHLMHATTDKLPGKLKWKFSKESHIEYRKDIKII, encoded by the coding sequence ATGTTAAATAATAAACTAGGATTTGTCTTTACAAATTTTAATAATGCTAACTATACAATAAATGCAGTAAAGTCTCTGCAAAAGGAATCTAATGAAGAGCAAATCCAAATTGTTGTTGTAGATAATAATTCAGAAAAGAATGATATTGAAACTCTAAAATCTTTTCAAAAGAATAATTTAAGTGTCGAGGTAATTTTTAGTGATCAAAATGTTGGTTATTTTAAAGGTTTAAATATTGGTATTAGACACATTAGAGAGAATTATCCACAGATAAATTGTTTGATAGTTGGAAATAATGATGTTCTTTTTCCTGAGAATTTTTACGATTCAATATTTTTAAATAAAGATTTAATTTTAAAGTACCCTGTTATTTCTCCAGATATTGTCACAAGTGATGGTTTTCATCAAAATCCACATGTTGTTGAAAGAATAAGTAAGATACGGGAGTTATTTTATGATCTTTACCATTCAAATTATACTATTGCAAAACTAATCATAAGATTTGCTAAAGTAACCCATAAGTTTACACGAAGAAAAGATGAAGATAATTTTGAAAAAGCTGGAGAGATTTATCAAGGTTATGGAGCATGTTATATTTTGACTCCAAGATTTTTTGATTTATTTGAGGAATTATACTCTCCCACTTTTTTAATGTATGAAGAATATTTTTTGGCCAAGCAGCTGTTTGAAAAAGGACATAAAGTTTTTTATGAGCCTTCAATTAATATTACTCATCTAATGCATGCAACAACAGACAAACTTCCAGGAAAGCTAAAATGGAAGTTTTCAAAAGAATCTCATATCGAATATAGAAAAGATATTAAAATTATTTAA
- a CDS encoding glycosyltransferase, whose translation MSKQVNRIIVVDNNSTNEGAKIIDSIENQDKVDIIRNNTNLGIATALNQGVKEAMKFNFDFVLTFDQDSTPFDNIINVIQEVYNSFSSKNEIGAIGVSYTSSFEDTFNAVPKQREYLEKDYLITSGCLICVKSFVKIGGFRDDFFIDNVDIEYSLRLKKNGKKSLMSIKPGMIHKAGDPLKRKILGISVSSSNHNSFRRYFMSRNHVIVTRDYFFTDTYFVLKLNFFYILSIFKIILVEKEVILKLKKSYKGFKDGFKGTLKYSFPEK comes from the coding sequence ATGAGTAAGCAGGTAAACCGAATTATTGTAGTTGATAATAATTCGACTAATGAAGGTGCTAAAATTATTGACTCTATTGAAAATCAAGACAAAGTTGATATAATTAGAAATAATACGAATTTGGGGATTGCTACTGCATTGAATCAAGGAGTGAAGGAGGCAATGAAGTTTAACTTCGATTTTGTACTTACTTTTGATCAAGATTCTACTCCTTTTGATAATATAATTAATGTTATCCAAGAGGTTTATAATTCTTTTTCTTCTAAAAATGAAATCGGTGCGATTGGAGTTAGTTATACATCATCATTTGAAGATACATTTAATGCAGTACCTAAGCAAAGAGAATATTTAGAAAAAGATTATTTGATTACATCAGGTTGTTTAATTTGTGTTAAGTCCTTTGTTAAAATAGGAGGATTTAGAGATGATTTTTTTATTGATAATGTTGACATAGAATATTCTTTAAGATTAAAGAAGAATGGTAAAAAATCACTGATGTCTATTAAGCCCGGTATGATTCATAAAGCGGGGGATCCATTAAAAAGAAAAATTCTAGGTATTAGTGTTAGTTCTTCTAATCATAATAGTTTCCGTAGGTATTTTATGTCTAGAAATCATGTGATAGTAACTAGAGATTATTTTTTCACAGATACCTATTTTGTATTAAAATTGAATTTTTTCTATATTCTTTCGATTTTCAAAATTATTCTAGTCGAAAAAGAGGTGATTTTAAAATTGAAAAAAAGTTATAAAGGTTTTAAAGATGGCTTTAAAGGTACTTTGAAATATTCATTTCCAGAAAAATAA
- a CDS encoding EpsG family protein: protein MIIYFLMAFITVILTIIVEKKYQIFFSLVIIVIMFLICGLRGANVGIDTIEYVDSFRTGIDSYFTDSNEILFPFTYTIVHFFLDSWVIWLLFVSSLIYMPLFFVLKNESPNPLFSTLIFMVSVSHFFPESMNIIRQSIATIFILGAYCYWNNEKKFISLILLLIAVLFHTTSIIALPFLFLKNLRLNNNLIVLSLFLVTLLGLTGFYGFINDFILDMSGLNDNIYSGTIVRYSNYGTGEGSNLYGYIFSIVPFSILCYITKPISDQDNEYRFYFNILFFGTILYNLISTIEYSFRMVYGLMIIQILVIPYAYKFGKRNRRILIIIYTGIITIFHFVYIFSRSKEIIGSIVPYHFFWE from the coding sequence ATGATTATTTATTTTTTAATGGCATTTATAACAGTGATTTTGACTATAATCGTAGAAAAGAAGTATCAAATATTTTTTTCTTTGGTTATAATAGTAATTATGTTTTTAATTTGCGGTTTGAGAGGTGCTAATGTTGGAATTGACACCATCGAGTATGTTGATTCTTTTCGAACTGGAATTGACAGCTATTTCACAGATTCCAATGAGATATTATTTCCTTTCACTTATACTATAGTACATTTTTTTTTAGATTCATGGGTCATTTGGTTATTATTTGTATCGTCACTTATATACATGCCTTTGTTTTTTGTGTTAAAAAATGAGTCGCCAAACCCTCTTTTTTCTACATTAATTTTCATGGTCTCAGTTTCTCATTTTTTTCCTGAAAGCATGAACATAATTAGGCAATCAATAGCAACAATTTTTATTTTGGGAGCTTATTGTTATTGGAATAATGAAAAGAAGTTTATATCATTAATTTTACTATTAATTGCTGTTTTATTTCATACAACTAGTATAATTGCTTTACCATTTCTATTCTTAAAGAATTTAAGATTGAACAATAATTTAATAGTTCTTTCTTTATTTTTAGTAACGTTATTAGGACTAACTGGTTTTTATGGTTTTATTAATGACTTTATTTTAGATATGAGTGGTCTTAATGATAATATTTATAGTGGCACAATTGTAAGATACTCAAATTATGGTACTGGAGAGGGTTCCAATTTGTATGGATACATTTTTTCAATTGTCCCATTTTCAATTCTTTGTTATATTACAAAGCCTATTTCTGATCAAGACAATGAATACAGGTTTTATTTTAATATATTATTTTTTGGTACTATTCTATATAATTTAATTTCAACTATCGAATATTCATTCAGGATGGTATATGGTTTAATGATAATACAAATACTTGTTATACCTTATGCATACAAATTTGGAAAACGCAATAGACGGATTCTGATAATTATTTATACGGGTATTATAACTATATTTCATTTTGTATACATTTTTTCCAGGAGCAAAGAAATTATTGGCTCAATAGTTCCTTATCATTTTTTTTGGGAATAA
- a CDS encoding MBL fold metallo-hydrolase has product MIKNHPIDSNCFVIYNDLNSNCIVVDPGTEDCKELLSFLQENNLVPQNIILTHEHFDHIWGVNKLIKIFNCAIVCTEKCLGNIINKKKNLSVFYDQVGFEILAKNNIILVSNNDLKLGNYVFKFKETPGHSEGSVSFWIDKYLFMGDVFIKGIKTVTKLPGGSKKQLTETIYELSELFSNDKMMVYPGHGEVMAFNEIDFSKVL; this is encoded by the coding sequence ATGATTAAGAATCATCCTATTGATTCTAATTGTTTTGTAATTTATAATGATTTGAATTCAAATTGCATTGTTGTTGATCCTGGAACAGAAGATTGCAAAGAATTATTATCTTTCTTACAAGAGAATAATTTAGTTCCTCAAAATATTATATTAACTCACGAGCATTTTGATCACATTTGGGGAGTTAATAAATTAATAAAGATATTTAATTGTGCAATAGTATGCACAGAAAAGTGTTTAGGCAACATAATTAATAAAAAGAAAAACCTGTCTGTATTTTATGATCAGGTAGGCTTTGAAATTCTTGCAAAAAATAATATTATCCTAGTTTCTAATAATGACCTAAAACTTGGAAATTATGTATTCAAATTTAAAGAAACACCTGGGCATTCAGAAGGCTCTGTTTCTTTTTGGATTGATAAATATCTTTTTATGGGAGATGTTTTTATTAAAGGCATTAAAACAGTTACAAAATTACCTGGAGGCAGTAAAAAGCAATTAACAGAAACAATTTACGAGCTTAGTGAATTGTTTAGTAATGATAAAATGATGGTATATCCAGGTCATGGAGAAGTAATGGCTTTTAATGAAATTGATTTTAGTAAAGTTTTATGA
- a CDS encoding acetyltransferase produces the protein MKKIVIIGTGAVAAELTSYIEDNNKYVDSQSQIDLLGYIDYDYNIEKYWKKYNLQKPVLGDIDTYNFENGIEVLIGISDIKFRNEIISKLEIKGAVFFQFIHHSVIIPDNIELGKGNIIYPFCIVGPNIKIGDFNMITSYSFISHDCVIGNGNFFSTAGIAGRVSIGSNNFFGIRSTVIPHVTVGNSNTIQAGMVVDKSIKDETTIFYRYKESIIAIPK, from the coding sequence ATGAAAAAAATTGTAATTATTGGTACAGGGGCAGTTGCTGCTGAATTAACTTCATATATAGAAGATAATAATAAATATGTTGATTCTCAATCTCAGATTGATTTGCTGGGATATATTGATTACGACTATAATATTGAAAAGTATTGGAAAAAATACAATCTTCAAAAACCTGTTCTTGGAGATATCGATACCTACAATTTTGAGAATGGAATTGAAGTTTTGATAGGAATATCGGATATTAAGTTTAGAAATGAAATTATTTCTAAATTGGAAATTAAAGGTGCTGTGTTTTTTCAATTTATACACCATTCAGTAATTATACCTGATAATATTGAATTGGGAAAAGGAAATATTATTTATCCGTTTTGTATTGTTGGTCCTAATATAAAAATTGGAGATTTTAATATGATTACTTCTTACAGTTTCATTAGTCATGATTGTGTAATTGGTAATGGTAATTTTTTCTCCACCGCTGGTATTGCTGGAAGAGTTTCAATAGGGAGTAATAATTTTTTTGGAATTAGATCAACTGTAATACCTCACGTCACAGTAGGAAATAGTAATACAATACAAGCAGGCATGGTAGTAGATAAATCAATTAAGGATGAAACTACGATTTTTTATAGATATAAAGAAAGCATAATAGCTATACCTAAGTAA